From Thunnus maccoyii chromosome 21, fThuMac1.1, whole genome shotgun sequence, the proteins below share one genomic window:
- the chchd7 gene encoding coiled-coil-helix-coiled-coil-helix domain-containing protein 7, producing MEKNARKVRNQDINPCIEETSASQKCLDAYNYDKSMCSAYFQRYRDCRKYWHNIMLQRRRDGVSPDMPTAAERQEMLAAIGGKPY from the exons atggagaaaaatgcaCGAAAAGTTCGGAATCAGGACATTAATCCATGCATCGAA gaaaCTTCTGCCTCCCAGAAGTGTTTGGATGCCTACAACTATGACAAGAGCATGTGTTCAGCCTATTTCCAGAGATATAGGGACTGTAGGAAATACTGG CACAACATAAtgctgcagaggaggagagacggTGTGAGCCCTGATATGCccactgcagcagagaggcaggagaTGCTGGCTGCCATCGGTGGCAAACCCTACTGA